ACAGTCAGTGAAAGAAGCCACTTTGTCAAGAAATTCTTTTTAAAGACAGGGTTAAATTGAATATTATAAGAACTTTGCATCTCATTTGCATTGTCTTAAATCAGATTTATCTGAGTTTTCAGAATGAGCGCATGTGAGGATCTGCTTTCTATcatagcaaatgtttttattaacagGTTAGGTGATTAACCAAAGCCTGTGGGCTGATCTAGCAGATTTATTTGTATCTACATCTGCGGTTTCTTAGTGCAACCTTCCAAAAACAATGTTGGTCTAAGCAGTAAGCAGTTTTTGTACCTTTCTTCTTTGTTGATCTGGTCCCCAAAGCCCACCGTGTCGACGATAGTCAGTTTTAGATGAACGTTGCTCTCTTGCAAGTCATACGTTCTGGGCCGCAGGTAGACACCGTTTTGGTAATGGCTGGCCTCCTCATTTTCAAACATGGTGTTAAAAAGGGTGTTCATTAATGTCGACTTGCCAATGCCCGTCTCACCTAAGGTTAAGAGAATGACTGATTAGCATGTCTACTACAAGATCAGACATTGAGCTAGTGTTGAGTTTAATGGGCTGTTAATAGTTGCTTACCCACACAGAGGATGTTGAAGCAGAAACCCTGAGTCACCGATTTACTGACCAGCTGATCGGGCAGACTGTCAAAGCCAACATGACCGCCAAGGCTGAGGTTACGCTTTTCTTCATTCTGTGAAGGAATCAGAGATTTCGTCCTTGAGGAATGAAAATGAGGCTCacataaaaggaaacaaaaaagcTTAGAGTACTGGTCAAGACAATAAATCAGCAACAATTGGGCCATTAAGCTCGGCCCTGACTGTTCTTGCTGGGACAAAAAAAAGTGTTACTTCTCCTTTGTCACTTCCAATATCCTTGTCAACGAATAATGCACATTTTGTCTTATGCTACCattcagaaaacatttttatgATGCCATGGATGTACGTGTTCAATTGATAGAGGAAATAATGTTAGCTGATATCACATTACACAAAGGCTTTATTTTAGCCACTGAAAAACTCACATCGATTGACTTACATTTGATACCACTTTGTGTTATTATAGGTATTTGGCTCATTAAGCCACTTCTTTTTCATCTAGATGAAACCAGCAAAAAAACAATTTCCAGGTTTTAAAACTACTGTTTTATTTGACTCAAAGCATGACATTTAATTTACTCTCAATGGTATTTTCGTTTACAAAGAGGCCAAGCTGCACAGGTGTTTAATAtcagcaatatttaaaaaaaaaaaaaaaatatatatatatatatatatatatatatatataaaattctgTTTACATTATAACTAGTGTTCAACCAATTATCTGTGCCGATATTAAGCAATTTTTATGGTTATGGTTTatggtatcggtcattttcaaaaccgatttacagataaactaaattaaaagcaattaaagaaagtttttttgtCAGAggccttgttattcttaattttgacttttttttttttttttacaccagacatatatattggTTAAAAATATCAATTATCAGCCTAcctgatctgtaataatcggtatcagcCTTGAAAAACATATCGGTCTAATTTAACTAATTTAACATACAGATTTGAAGCCAATATGCATCCATTTTTTACTTCACAATTTCCATCTACAAAAGCAGTTTGAATTGACAATAGTCAATATATAGAAATAGGTAGAATTAAAGAAGACTAAATGATTAGAGAAGTCAAGCATACGTTCATCAAAGAGAAATCTGTCATTTAACTGAAAAGGTTGAGAGATTATAAATTTAATCTGTTTTAAAGATCCAGTGAAGtgactgtctgaatcgttccctatcccctatatagtgcactacgtgtcattcaccatacagaaaatactaattctgcgAAAAAGAGACCaatttcagccacagcttcagcgtctatttatagtgtagggagTAAGAcacttcggattctagagagcatttgattggacaaagtttgatgagaagctgaagtgtaGGATAATGTCATCAAAAGTTAGAGATTGtatgttttgaatgcttatattttCTAAATGTGAACTGTTCTGGAGCACAGCACATTGGCTTAAAGATAACCTTAAGACCAACATAgaatactaaaagccaaaaaatctcaattttgatttcatgtggaCATTAAAAAAGTTAAGCATGCATGAAAGAATCTATAACAAGCATATAGAAAGTAGCGATGAAATTCCATGCATTTCATGCCGACTTTAAACCAATCTGGGTCATTCAAAGCTTTTCCTCAAATTAAAATCCAATAATTCAGAACAAAACAAAGGCTTTCAATCACACTAATGAGTGCCCCGAAACTGTGAAATCAATGCACTCCTCCCTCGTCTGGCTTCGTCTTCTTTCCCAATGCAGGCGCATATTTGGTGAATGATGTCACTGAGACGATCACCGAGCGCGCTACTGAGGGAGGCGGCAGTTCTGCTGGCGTAACATCGAGCACAAAAGGAATCCTGGCTGAAAAAACGCCACTGACCCCTGTGTCATTTAAAGCTGAGGCACTGAAGGGGAGCTCCAGCATGCGGAGGTAAAGGGGAAATGGCTGAAAGCATTTTTGGAAAACAGGCAGTCTAGagggaaaaggggaaaaaaaaacttgGGAAGGCTCAAACAATGCCCATATAGGGGCTGATAGATAGCAAATGCCCCCGCCGCAGGGGAAACATTTCCCCTCGGGGGGCAGCAGATCAAGAGGAAATGGAGCAGCGTTTGGGCCACACAACAATATTTTCTCAACCCGCCCTCACAGTGACGAGCCTGATTCATGCATACTGACAGAACACTGAGAGCTGTGTGCGAATCGGGGAACATTCCATGCGTTGCTTTGCGAAAGATTCGCCCCCATccaaaaacacttaaaaaacaaTCACTCTAAACATCACCGACTTGCGCTCTTTCTTAAACGAGAGATTATGAATCATGCACTGGTTCCATTTTTAAGATTCAAAACAGTTACAAAAATTAAAAGAGATGTGTAAAATGATTTTCCATCATTTTGACCAGTGTCTAATAAGATGAGGATTTAAAACTTATCCGTAGACAATCTATAACGGAGTCTAGGACAACACAGATTGTTCAAGGCAGATGGGTACTCAGAATGACAGTGGAGAAGAGCCAAATTGGGACGGCTCCATTCTCTCACCCCCTACATACACCTGAATATGTGCTTGCTTCAGTAAAATGACACGACAGCCCTCATCGGAAATTTCACTGGCATCCCATCTGATATGGACAAAGGAGGGGCTGACGTGGAGAAGAATGCAGATGGTCTAGATTTGGTCGCAGTATGGCATCTGCCCCAAACAAAAAGCAGACTGGGTTTTATCTGCTTTTTCTATAAGAGATTTTCAAGCATCTACATGCATATGCACAGCTGACTGTGTAGTTGCATGTGTGAAGTGTAAGTTTTGTATTTAATACACTTTTATTACAGTACTAACACATGCACACCCTTAAAGCCTTCGTGTTTGTGCCAAATAGGGTCTTGCATCCATGTGATGTTGGTGTTTATTAATGTCAGTGGCATCTAAGCACGAACAGGATGTTGACTCATCGCAAAACGCATACAGCTTTACATAACAGTAGCATCAGCCCTGCCCTGAAACTAGAGTATGATACAATACATGAAATTAACGTTAAACAGGACTGTCTTGTTCCAAACCATAGCATCTTTCAATAAAAAGACAGCACTGTAAAAAGATTATTTGAGATCAAAGAGACAGCTCCTCCAAAATGTCATTATTAACTAATATATGAGGGCTTGGAAATGATTACAAATTTTAATATTTGTGTGAACTCTCCCTTAAAGCTTTTTTTTTGGCCATTATGTAATTAGAATTAGAATTGACCCTTCACAGCTCAATGCAGATAATCAATATGGCGCCTAAAACCACACAAACCCTGTAATCAAATGGCATTGACTGTGAAAGCACACTTGCATTTCATTCAGCCAAAGGCTCAACGTATTGTTTAAACAATGCTTGTATTCAAACTTCAGAGTCTTTTAAGCCAATACACCATGTTTCACTTTCATAGCACACAAAATAACTATTATCCAGCCAAACTAGCTGCCCTCAAATCCAACGGGCTTCCTCAAAATTAAGAGTAGTGATGGATCCGTAATAAAAGCACATCTGTTAATGTCACTCAAAACACAAAGTTTATAAATCTGTTTTAACTCCTCTAGAGGCTTCAAAGGTATGATTAGCCAGCATGGTTTTTCTGGTGAAGCTTGTTGACCAAGGAAGTCTCGTTTAAGGACATTAAGAAAGATCAAAGAAGTTAAGAAGCCTGCTGGGGACACCAGATTACCAGCAACCAAAACAATGGGCTTTTCAAAAGCGCCCTGTTTCTTCGGTCTCAATTCTTACTGTGCTCATGTAATATTCTTAACCTTCTCAACTATTCCAATGATTCCATCAGATATCAGCAGCCCCCCACCTTATCCTCTCTTTTTGTTGCTTTATCTGTGGTCCTAAACTGAAGGGCCACACGTTGGCCCCAAACTTTACCAGCTGTGCTGAGAATGAAGAAGGCTGTTTAGTGTTGCAGTGATGGTTCAAATTGGATTTAGAAGCAGTAAAGATGTAAACAAAGCGCTATGAGTGAACATGTTGTCTTTCAAAAGCAATCATGTGCCGCAGTCTTGAATACTACTGTAATACTCCAATAGTAAAACACCATCTGTACTGTAGGTTGTATCAGCCTTCAACGTAAATGAAGAGATGATAACAAGTAACATTGAAGAGACTGAGAAAACAATGTATATGGCTAGAATGATCTTACTAAGACAGATAACACATCTGTTGTAAACATACACACATAATAAAGCGTTAGATTGCACTACTGCTCAATGTAATGTTAAGCGTCCGTTGGGCTAAGCTAGAGTAGCGTTCGTGCTAGTCCCAATTCATTACAGAAAACCTGCAAAGACTGTGTACATCTGTGTGAAAACGGTCTTTGGAAGTAAGAACTGACTGAAAAGGCTAACGTTACTTACAGAAAATATGTCTACATCCGTGGCCGCCATGATGAGGAATGTATGTGTTCAGTTAAGGCGAAAGGGAGCTGCCTGCCTGCCTTCGTCTCTCTCACCGTccgctgacacacacacactgtggttGGGATGGAGAATTTACAAATCTTACTATGGTAAAGACCGTGCTTATGAATTTAAATGACGCAATGTGACGTTCTGATGTGATTGGATGAAAGGCGGAACTGTGGAATTCTAGCACGCCCACAGCCGTTTGGTTTTCAACGCTTTAGCGCTGATACTTGGATATTAATTAGGTGACGCGTGAACGGTTGAGACGAGGTTGGGACgacgtaattaatattcatgaggcaATATTTTGCCATAGTAGCATTCGTAATTTCACAGAAGCTTAGCTCAATGTGGCTTCTTCCTGGAAACTCCCACTGAGTTCAGGAATGTCTTTTCGTAAGACACGGCAAAGTACAACttctaaataaagaaaataacatgcattatgttcgttaaaacacaaaacacacggagttattattatgtatatgattttatttaagtttatttaacaattaaaaagtaattagcTCAGCTGAATACCTTTATCCATGACTAATGGTGTCAAAATAAACAAAAGACTTGTTTTTGAattgtttttaaacttttatacAGCCCCGCCCCCACccacgtctttttttttttttttattacgtgACGCTGCATTCATTCCGGAAAACAGGTAAGGGCGTGGCGACGAGTCCAGGTGTCCTCGAAAGACGCTGTGCTACAGTATGTTTCTTTTTCGGACATATTAAGAAAATGGCTTTGACTCAAGAGGCGATTTTAAACACCTTATTAGAAAACGGAGGCAAGGTGAAAAACTCAGAGCTCCTGAATAAGTTTAAAGAGCTACTGAACTGCAGTGACCCAGCAGAGAAGAAAGAGAACCGAGATCTCTTCAAAACATTTGTCAACAACATAGCCGTGGTCAAAGAGTTCCAGGAAACCAAGTACATAGTCCTAAGGAAAGTCTACCATCATTTACTAGGAGCCTCAAGCCATGAAAATGCACCAAGAGAAGATTGCGGTCAAGATGGATCGCATCCAGAAGAAgatgaaaagaaaaaacaaagtcactccCAAGGTGCAGAAGGTAGGAAATCTGAACCTAAAGCTCTGAGTAGATCTTCATCAAGAGTTTCAGAGCAGGGACTCTCTCCAATAGAGTTTGCTTTGGAAAGAAGCAAGAATGTAGATCTAAAAGCTAAAAAGTCTTTACTTTTTACCGTCCCGCTAAAATCCGACTCAGATTTTAATGAAAGTGCCAAAAAACAACCAAGCGCATACAAACCGTTTGCTTTACCTTTGCGAATGCCCCAAATAGACCTGGGTCATTATAACAAGAAGCCTTCAACTGAGCACTTAGGCTCTGAAGAGCTTCAGTCCTCACCTCAATGTAAAAGAAGAACATTTTCAGACAACGCTGGTGGCTCCCCGCAGTTACGAAGACAATTTAAATCCCTGAAACAAGCGTATGAGTCAAAGGACTCGCACCATAGCCTGCTTGATTCTGTGGAACACGAGTGGCTGGTGAAGTGTGCATCCGGACGGTGGAATCAAGTGTACGGCCTTCTGTTAAAGGATGCCCACCTTGCAGAGAAGAGGGACTTCATGTCTGGGTTCACGGCCTTGCATTGGGCCGTCAAGTGTGGAAATGCTGACATGGTTTGTAAGATCATCAAGCTATCTAGGGAATGCGATCATGGGGTGGATGTCAACGCCAAGTCTAATGGCGGCTACACGCCGCTACACATTGCTGCCATCCATGATCAGTTCTCTGTGATTGATCTTCTTGTCCGTAAGTTTGGTGCCAATAGGAATATAAGAGACAACTGTGGTAAGAAA
The genomic region above belongs to Garra rufa chromosome 19, GarRuf1.0, whole genome shotgun sequence and contains:
- the sowahaa gene encoding ankyrin repeat domain-containing protein SOWAHA: MALTQEAILNTLLENGGKVKNSELLNKFKELLNCSDPAEKKENRDLFKTFVNNIAVVKEFQETKYIVLRKVYHHLLGASSHENAPREDCGQDGSHPEEDEKKKQSHSQGAEGRKSEPKALSRSSSRVSEQGLSPIEFALERSKNVDLKAKKSLLFTVPLKSDSDFNESAKKQPSAYKPFALPLRMPQIDLGHYNKKPSTEHLGSEELQSSPQCKRRTFSDNAGGSPQLRRQFKSLKQAYESKDSHHSLLDSVEHEWLVKCASGRWNQVYGLLLKDAHLAEKRDFMSGFTALHWAVKCGNADMVCKIIKLSRECDHGVDVNAKSNGGYTPLHIAAIHDQFSVIDLLVRKFGANRNIRDNCGKKPYHYLSEEVPRELRELLGDPKAAQQGVHYVRDDFDQRKYSIGHLLLPHPLVPKKKNKPRNQFISLNDGGRESEPVLQKLRLLSDVFQ